From Bradyrhizobium sp. 4:
CGATCAACAGGTTGGCAGTGTAGCCGTCGACCTTGAGGATCGATTGCAGGAAGAACAGCGCGTAGAACTGGCCGGTGTACCAGACCACGCCCTGGCCCATCACGCCGCCAAGCAGCGCCAGCAGCACGAGCTTGCCGTTCTGCCAGTTGCCGAAGGCTTCCGTCAGCGGGGCCTTCGAGCTCTTCCCCTCGTCCTTCATCTTCTGGAAGATCGGGGATTCGTTGAGGCGAAGCCGGATCCAAACCGAAACGCCGAGCAGCAGCACCGAGACCAGGAACGGAATGCGCCAGCCCCATGCCGCGAACTCGGGTTCGCCGAGCGCGGAGCGCGTGAACAGGATCACCAGCAGCGACAGGAACAGGCCGAGCGTCGCCGTGGTCTGGATGAAGGAGGTGTAGTAGCCGCGCTTGCCGTTCGGAGCATGCTCCGCGACGTAGGTGGCCGCACCGCCATACTCACCGCCGAGCGCCAGGCCCTGGGCGAGACGCAGCGCGATCAGGATGATCGGGGCCGCGATGCCGATGGTCGCCGCGTTGGGCAGGAGGCCGACGATGAAGGTCGACAGACCCATGATCAGGATGGTGACGAGGAAGGTGTATTTGCGGCCGACGATGTCGCCGACACGGCCGAACACGATCGCGCCGAACGGGCGCACCAGGAAGCCCGCCGCGAAGGCCAGCAGCGCGAAGATGTCGCGGGTTGCCGGCGGATAGGCCGAGAAGAACTGCGCGCCGATGATGCCGGCCAGCGAACCGTAGAGATAGAAATCGTACCACTCGAAGACGGTACCGAGCGAGGAGGCGAGAATGACGAACCGTTCGTCCTTCGTCATCCCTCCCGCGCCTGCTTGAGACACAGCCATTGTCGACATATTGAGTCGCTCCCCGAAAAATCGTTTCCTCGCGTCCTGGATGTCCGGTCATGCCGGATCAACC
This genomic window contains:
- a CDS encoding MFS transporter; translated protein: MTKDERFVILASSLGTVFEWYDFYLYGSLAGIIGAQFFSAYPPATRDIFALLAFAAGFLVRPFGAIVFGRVGDIVGRKYTFLVTILIMGLSTFIVGLLPNAATIGIAAPIILIALRLAQGLALGGEYGGAATYVAEHAPNGKRGYYTSFIQTTATLGLFLSLLVILFTRSALGEPEFAAWGWRIPFLVSVLLLGVSVWIRLRLNESPIFQKMKDEGKSSKAPLTEAFGNWQNGKLVLLALLGGVMGQGVVWYTGQFYALFFLQSILKVDGYTANLLIAWSLLLGTGFFIVFGMLSDRIGRKPIILGGCLIAALTFFPIFKMITTNANPALEKAIETVKVDVVADPAGCGDLFNPVGTRVFTSPCDTARAYLSQSSVKYSTTPGAAGSGVKVMVNGKEVAYANAKDGNPAVLAAVQGAGYPKPGDASIVKMAHPFDIFRPQVAAVVGLLFVLVLFVTMVYGPIAAMLVELFPTRIRYTSMSLPYHIGNGWFGGLLPATAFAIVASTGDIYAGLWYPVIFASITVVIGLFFLPETKDVDIKST